A genome region from Bacteroidia bacterium includes the following:
- a CDS encoding phytoene/squalene synthase family protein, producing MKKLFEELSYDVSKKTTKKYSTSFSLGILALKPSIRPAIYAIYGYVRLADEIVDSFQGYDKEKLLNRLKLETDNALSEGISLNPILQSFQDTVVKYNIDRTLINQFLHSMEMDLQKIDYNSALYEEYIHGSAEVVGLMCLQVFTEGDKSKYEELKPYAMKLGSVFQKINFLRDLKDDYQILGRTYFPNVDMCLFDNCVKCQIEEDIEQEFKQALIGIKMLPNSSKFGVYLAYKYYLTLFKKIKNKSSKEIMNNRVRVANSEKAFVAFKSYLRYKTTCL from the coding sequence ATGAAAAAACTGTTTGAAGAATTGTCTTACGATGTGAGCAAAAAGACAACAAAAAAGTATAGCACCAGTTTTTCGTTGGGCATACTAGCGTTAAAGCCGTCAATTAGACCTGCTATTTATGCTATTTATGGTTATGTAAGATTAGCTGATGAAATTGTGGATAGCTTTCAAGGTTATGATAAAGAAAAATTATTAAATAGATTAAAATTGGAAACCGACAATGCTTTGTCCGAAGGCATTTCATTGAATCCAATTTTACAATCTTTTCAAGATACCGTTGTAAAATACAATATAGACAGAACTTTAATAAATCAATTTCTACACAGTATGGAAATGGATTTGCAAAAAATAGATTATAATTCTGCATTGTATGAAGAATACATTCACGGTTCCGCGGAAGTGGTTGGTTTAATGTGTTTGCAAGTTTTTACCGAGGGAGATAAATCTAAATACGAAGAATTGAAGCCTTATGCAATGAAATTAGGTTCGGTTTTTCAAAAAATTAATTTTTTAAGAGATTTGAAAGATGATTATCAAATCCTTGGTCGTACTTATTTTCCGAATGTTGATATGTGTTTGTTCGATAATTGTGTGAAATGCCAAATTGAAGAAGATATAGAACAAGAATTTAAACAGGCATTAATCGGAATTAAAATGCTTCCTAATTCTTCGAAATTTGGCGTGTATTTGGCTTACAAATATTATTTGACTTTGTTTAAAAAAATCAAAAATAAATCTTCTAAAGAGATTATGAATAACCGTGTACGTGTTGCTAATTCTGAAAAAGCTTTTGTGGCATTTAAGAGTTATCTCAGGTATAAAACAACTTGTTTGTAA
- the crtI gene encoding phytoene desaturase family protein, producing MKIAIIGSGFSGLSAAAYAAKNGNEVHVFEKHDQAGGRARQFCTPQGYVFDMGPSWYWMPDIIERFFADFGYKQTDFFELVSLNPQFEMIFSDLKMDVPESLDDLKSLFEKIESSAGKQLEKFIQSAKFKYEVGMQEFVNKPCHSWAEFIAPKIAKSALKLDLLTNFRSYVARYFKNEKLRTLMEFPVIFLGASPKNIPALYSLMNYGGYALGTHYPMGGFYQLVLAMKSVAEKQGAKFHFNKTVEYINTQNGEVKSLTINGVNIEFDAVIASSDYHHTESLLDSEFRNYDEQYWKKRTFAPSSLIFYLGINETIPNLKHHTLFFENDLDDHIDCIYGHKRWPEKPLFYACCPSKTDDNVAPKGKENLFLLMPVAIGINDDESIREKYLRDMLLRIEKHTGISDLKSKIEYQRSYCVRDFVSDYNAYGGNAYGLANTLNQTAVLKPKLRNKKLKNLYYTGQLTVPGPGVPPSIISGKIVANEVNRLNK from the coding sequence ATGAAAATAGCCATTATAGGTTCAGGATTTTCAGGGCTTTCTGCTGCTGCTTATGCTGCAAAAAATGGAAATGAAGTACACGTTTTCGAAAAGCACGACCAAGCAGGTGGAAGAGCAAGGCAATTTTGCACGCCCCAAGGATATGTTTTTGATATGGGACCAAGCTGGTATTGGATGCCTGATATAATTGAAAGATTTTTTGCGGATTTCGGGTACAAACAAACGGATTTTTTTGAATTGGTTTCTTTAAACCCACAGTTTGAAATGATTTTTTCGGATTTAAAAATGGATGTTCCTGAAAGTTTGGATGATTTGAAAAGTCTTTTTGAAAAAATAGAATCTAGTGCAGGCAAGCAATTGGAGAAATTTATACAATCGGCAAAATTCAAATACGAAGTCGGTATGCAAGAATTTGTAAACAAACCTTGTCATAGTTGGGCTGAGTTTATTGCTCCGAAAATTGCTAAGAGTGCTTTGAAGCTGGATTTACTGACAAATTTCAGAAGTTATGTTGCCCGATATTTTAAAAATGAAAAACTGAGAACTTTGATGGAGTTTCCTGTTATATTTTTAGGAGCATCTCCAAAAAATATTCCTGCATTGTATAGTCTGATGAACTACGGAGGTTACGCTCTGGGTACACATTATCCAATGGGCGGTTTTTACCAGTTGGTTTTAGCAATGAAAAGTGTAGCTGAAAAACAAGGGGCTAAATTTCATTTTAATAAAACTGTTGAATATATCAATACTCAAAATGGGGAAGTAAAATCTCTTACAATTAATGGAGTGAATATTGAATTTGATGCAGTTATTGCTTCTTCGGATTATCACCACACTGAATCACTTTTGGATAGCGAGTTCAGAAATTATGATGAGCAATATTGGAAGAAAAGAACTTTTGCTCCATCAAGTTTGATTTTTTATTTGGGTATTAATGAAACGATTCCTAATTTAAAACATCATACGCTTTTCTTTGAAAACGATTTAGATGACCATATTGATTGTATTTACGGTCATAAAAGATGGCCTGAAAAACCTTTGTTTTATGCGTGCTGTCCTTCAAAGACAGATGATAACGTTGCCCCAAAAGGAAAAGAAAATTTGTTTTTACTTATGCCTGTAGCGATAGGAATTAATGATGATGAAAGTATCCGTGAAAAATATCTTAGAGATATGCTGTTAAGAATCGAAAAACACACCGGCATCAGTGATTTAAAATCTAAAATTGAATACCAAAGAAGTTATTGTGTGCGTGATTTTGTTTCTGATTACAATGCTTACGGAGGGAATGCTTATGGTTTGGCTAATACGCTAAATCAAACAGCGGTATTAAAACCAAAACTCAGGAACAAAAAATTAAAAAACTTATACTACACTGGACAATTAACCGTACCGGGACCTGGGGTTCCGCCATCAATAATATCAGGAAAAATAGTAGCAAATGAAGTTAACCGATTAAATAAATAA